From the Psychrobacter sp. P11F6 genome, the window TGGCTATGCGCTTGATGCGGGTCGTGCTTTAGTTGTTGCGATTAATAAGTGGGATGGTCTGACTGCTGATCAGAAAAATTATATCAAGATTGAGATGGATCGCCGCTTTAACTTTATCCCTTATGTAAAAGTGCATCTAATCTCAGCACTACATGGCACTGGTGTGGGTAATCTATACCCGTCTATCTTGCGTGCTTATAAATCTTCGATGTTTGAAGTATCAACCAATCGCTTGACTCAGATTCTGCAAGACGCGGTGACAGCCAATCCACCACCAACGGTTGCTGGTCGCCGTATTAAACTGCGCTTCGCTCACATCGGTGGTCACAATCCGCCCGTGATTGTCATTCATGGTAACCAAACCAGCGCGCTACCTAAGAGCTATCAGCGTTATCTTGAAAACCAATTCCGTCAAGTATTTAAGCTCGAAGGCACGCCGCTCAACGTTGTCCTTAAACAAAATGACAACCCATATGCCAACAAGAGCGATACGCCAACCAAAGCGAAGACGCAACAGTTGCGCCAACGCGAGCGTAATCGGGCACAGAAATTTACTACCAAAGATAAGCAGAAATTCACCAATAAAGATAAAAAGCGTTAATTTAGCAAAATGATGACGGTCTTTATATTGTTGTAGTAAATAAAGACTGTTTTATTCTATTGTTCATGCTTCTCTGTAATGTGCCATATCATGATGATTATATCGGTCATCATGATATATTAATACGTTGTTAAGTTTTATTAACATGTGATATTTCCCTCACTACTCCTACAAAATACCTGTACTATAATCAAAAGTTTTCTTAACTCAGTTAAGTAATATGAACAACCGTCCCTCTCAAACCATCCCTACGCTTATTTGGCGTTCTGTCGTACAAGCCATTATTTTGGCTGTGTTGGCAGGCTTCTTGATGTCTATCGTTTATGGTTTGTTATACCACTATAAAGAGAAGCGTCAGCATATCCAGCAATTGGCTACCATGTTGACCACCAGCGCATCGACAGCCGATGGTGCTGATATCGTGGCTGAGCAAGTGAGATTCTTGTTAGAAAGTGAACCCAGCATTAGAAGTATTTTATTTTATTCAACACCCAAACCTATTGATGAAGTTAATCAATCCAGAGATGATTGGAAGAATGCCTTATTTGCAGATACTGTCAGCTTCAATTATCCCGTTACCAGTGACGATATCGGTGATGATAGCGCGCTAAATACGTTAAACAGCAGTCAGCAATCGTCCACGACTTTATCAAATAGTGAGCAAGAATCGTCAGCGTCTAGTGAGGCCAATAAAAATAGCGCGTTAGTTGGATATATTAATCTCACTTTAGATGTGAACACCCTACGTTCACATTGGTTTCGAAGCAATATATTGCTATGGCTCATTACCACGATATTGACGGTACTTTGGGTATTGTACATTCTGCGCAAACTCAAATGGCCAATCAGAGATATTGAAGCTTTGAAAGAAGTCTGTCACATCGTTGTAAAAAACCCAGAGCTTGAGCAGTTACCAGTGATTCCACAGCTTTTTGAATTTCAGGAACTGGTGCAAATCAAGCAAACTTTGGCTGTATTGTTTGATCGTTTACAGAAAGTCCAACAAGATTATGAGGCGCTTGCTATTTTTGAGCAGCAATTACACAACAAAGACGTATCACTCGATGTGCAGCTGCATAACTTTCAAAGCATGATCACCCATGAGTTGAAAACCTCGCTAAATGCTATCGTAGGCGGTTTACAGCTGTTAGATTACGATACCCTCAATAGAGAACAAAAAGATGCGGTTGAAATTATCAGTGACGGTAGTGATAAATTGGTGTCGTCGCTTGATCATATTATTCAATTGAATCAAATACAAAAAGGTCAGATGAGTATTAATCGTATTGCGTTCAATCCACTGCAGTTAATCGCCGATCTGTTGGCAGAATATGAGCCTATTGCTCGGCAAAAAAGGCTAGAGTTGATCAGCCGTATTCATCATATAGACTATGGTCTGGAAGGGGATGCGGAAAAAATAAAACAAATATTATCGATATTACTGAGTAATGCGATTAAGTTTACTCCAGCGGGGCAGGTGACTATTACGTCGCAATTGACTCATTTTGATAAAAGCAATCGCTGGCAAATCAGTGTGAAAGATACAGGTATTGGTATCGATAGCACTCATATCGATGATATTTTTAATCCGTTTTTCCAAGTGGATTCATCACAAACTCGTCAATATGAAGGCTCAGGTGTTGGTTTGCCAGTCGTCAAGCAAATGGCTCAGCTGATGGGCGCTACTATAGAAGTCGATAGTACGTTAGGGTCAGGTACCCAATTCATGCTGACCATATCGATGACCAATAAACAGCAGTCTCGGCAGCAGCATTTATTGGCTGGATTGACTATTATTTACTATTATTATCATGAAGTTGGGTTTTTAGCGAAGGAGCTAGAGCGTTTAGGCGCGATGGTCATTTATCGTCAGCATGAAGCACTGGTTATAGAGGAGATGAGTATAAAACAGGTGAATATGGTGATGTTTGCGGAAGATATTTTTCCAAGTAAAGCTGAGTCGTTAGCCAAGCGTATTCGTCAATTTGAAAGTGAACATCGGGCTTTATTGGTATATTGGTATCCACCACATCGAGCGAAGCAGTTAGATAGCTTTGAGCATGGTTTGAAAGCAGCTGGTGTCGATTACTGTTATAGCGCCACTTATAAAGATAAAGCATTAAGCGACTTGCTTAAGCGCTGGTTGGTATGGACGTAATAGGTCAAAGTATTTGTCACGCTTACTGTACTAACCTCGTTTAATGTAATCCGTTGCCTCTCATTTACTGTAAATAGTTTCGAACATCGTATTTTCGACAAAGGTGCTTGCTTTTAATCTGAAAAGTATGATGAACGAGGGCAAGCTTACTGAGTCTAGTAAATCAGTGTTTATCACAGTTTGATGATGACACTACTTAATAGCAATAATAAAATCTGTGCGGTGAATGAGGACATAAAAAAGACGCCCAGTTTTGAGGCGTCTTTTTTGTCAGTAATGTTCTTGAGAAATAGCTTCTACTAATATTCTCTAAAACAGATTTTGTGCCCAACGTACGACACGCTGCCAAGTGCGGCTCATAAAGCCTGATTGCTCGATATCACTGGTCGCTATAATAGGCACTGAAGCCACCGCTTTACCATCAATAACGGCCATCATTTTGCCAATTTCTTGACCTTTTTTGATGGGTGCTTCTAGGCTCTCAGGAATATCTACCACAGTCGTGATTTTATTTTTTTGCGTTTTGCTGGTTAGAATTTGCAAATTATCCGCAGTAACTAGCTCGACTTCATCAGCTTCACCGAACCAGACCGGAACTTTGCTGACGAATTGTCCGGCAGGTGCTTTGGTGACAGTAGTGAAGTGGCCAAAGCCCCAGTTGAGCAGCTCACGTGATTGATCGGCACGTGCTTGCTGGCTCTCTGTTCCCATAATCACAGAAATCAAGCGCATGCCATCACGATTGCTTGAAGCCGCTAAGCAATAGCCTGCGGCATCAGTGTGGCCAGTTTTTAGACCATCAACGGTTGGGTCGGTTGCAAGTAGAGCATTACGGTTACCTTGAGTAATACCGTTATAGGTGAACTCTTTTTCTGCATAAATACCATAATAGTCGCCGCTATTCTTGATAATAGCGCGTGACAATTTGGCCAAATCTAGTGCTGATGCCTCATGCCCTTCGTCAGGCATACCAGTAGAGTTGACGAAATGGGTGTTTTTCATACCAAGCTTTTCCGCTTGCTCATTCATCAAGATAGCAAATGAGGCTTCGCTACCAGCGATATGCTCCGCCATAGCTTTTGAGGCGTCATTACCTGATTGAATAATAATACCGCGTAGCATGTCGATAACACTCGCAGATTTATTTACCGGCACATACATGCAAGACTGGCTGCTACTACCACGACACCAAGCATTTGGACTCATTATGACTTGGTCATCTTCTTTAAGGTCGCCTGATGCTAAGCGCTGCTCAATGATGTAACTGGTCATCATTTTTGTCAAAGACGCTGGCGGTAGCGACTCATTGGCGTTCTTTTGTGCCAAAATCTCACCAGTATTATAATCCATCAATACATAGGCGGTATTATCCATCTCAGGCGGCTGGATGGCTGCGTTTGCCATCACTGCACTCATAGAGATACTCACACCGACTACCAGCTGCACCAGCTGATTTTTTACACGCTTTACTGTCATATATCGTTACACCGCATCATGAAACCAAATGTATCTACCGCTTGTACCTTGCACTAAATCTTATGCATCATTTTAAGTAGCCTGTCTTAAACATTCTGTTTAAAAACAATGTATTAATAAGAGTGGTGATGGCTGAGCGACAGACATAAAATTAACGCCTTATCTTAGCAAAATGCCAACCGATGGGGAATCGATAAATGCAAAAAAAGACCCGATTAAAAAGAAAGAGTGGTAAGAAGTAAACGTTTGCTCAGACTAGGACTGCTACAATGTCTCGAATAGAAATAATTCGACTGTCATAAAAAAGCTTACGGTCATCCTGTTGGTATAAACAGGATGACCGTAAGCTTTTTTGTTACTTATAAGCCTGATGAACAAGCTTATAAGGTGTCGCTAAATAGCCCATAATCAGCGTTCCAAGACAGATAATGCCATGATTTATTGTCATTAATTATAGCTGACTTTATCAATTTAGAATCAATGCTGGGGCATAGCTATTGTAGGGGAGACGATAGGATGTCTGATAAGTAAGCCAATTATAATGTTGTAATTGTTGAGCTTAGTTATGATGATCCACTACTGGTATTCAGCATTCGCCAAATCTTCGCATAGAGCTTTGTTGTCTTGTTTAGAGAAGCCCATTGTCCAGCTACGAATGCCTTGTAATATCTGGCGATAATCTTGCTGAGTGGATAGATATTGAATCGCTGCTTTTGGATCTTCTAAAGACGGCATCAACTCGTGAAGCTGCACGTTATAAGATTTATAAAAGCGCTGTTTTTGTTTGCCATTGAGCATCGGTGGACATATCTCTGATAGCACTTGCATGACCGCAATTTCATGCTTGGTAACATTGATGCCAGACATATCTAGAGGTATGGTTGTAGCAGAATTATTCGCCGCAAAGGATGCTTGAGACAGCATAGCAACAGAGGTTACCAGTCCTGCAAGACTAATTTTGGACGCCGTCTTTGCTATCACAGAAGCTATAGATAATATCGATTGATTTTTCATGCAGTATTACACTCGCTTATCTTTATTTAATGGTGATATGTTAATGGGTAAAAAAACAAAAGTCACATAAAATATTGATTTATGTGTAGATATCTTGTGAGCCAAAGCTCTTTTTGAGCAACATATCAGCAGCATAGACTCATAAGTTACGTCAGCATAAAAATATAAGTTTGTATTGTTGTAAGGTGTTGCCTATTGTAACGTCATGCCAAGTTTTTTTGCTGTTATTGATGCATATATCATAGAGATAAAATTATAAATTGGATAGATTCTGCGCAAAGACTGGGTTCGTGTCAGCGTATTATTAGGGTATAATCGCCCAAAATTATGGTGGCATACACGTTTTGCTATATCAGTTTTTTCATATGCATGCTGTGATATCAACACAGTGTCATTTTACTTTGATCGCGGTATGGCTTTTTAACTTTGATAGTAAATTCAGCTACCATTTGACGCTTGCCAAATGCTGTGTATAAATACTATTTATGCAGAAAAAGTCAATGTAGATGTCAGCATCAACAGTATAATCACACAATCTAACCACCATTTTCGGATCTGATTATAGCAATTTTATGCGGCTAAAGTTCATAAGTGGACAGGCGGTCATTAATGAGTATATTGAGTGAGAATGAAATTTTTAATTAGTAATGATGATGGGGTTTATGCACCAGGGTTATTGGCATTATATCAAGCCCTGTCTGCTATTGCAGAGGTGGTAGTGGTTGCGCCAAATAGTGAGCAAAGTGGCTGCGCGAGTGCTTTGAGCCTATCGATGCCATTATATACTCATCGATTGGATTCTGGTTTTATAGCGGTAAATGGTTCGCCCGCGGACTGTGTACATTTGGCACTGCATGAGTTGTATCCTGATACGCGTTTTGATTGTGTGATTACTGGTATCAATTCTGGTGCCAATCTTGGTCAAGACGTTTTATTTTCAGGTACCTTTGGTGCTGCATTAACCGCACAGCTCTTTGGAATACCTGCCATTGCGACCTCCCTAGTGGGCGGCGGCGTCAAAGGAGAAGGGCAAGAGCAGACCAGTCATTATCAAATGGCGGCAGCTGAAATTGTTAAATTATTGATAGAAACACCGATATTAGATGCTTGCAAAAATTTGCCCTATCATGTATTAAACGTTAATATTCCTGATGTGGATAGTGCTGATGAGATCAAAGGTCGGAAAATAACGGCGTTAGGGCACCGTCAGATTGCGCGTCCTGTACATCATGTGGTCGATCCACGTGGGCGTGATGCTTATTGGTTGTCGCTACGTAAACGCCCACATGAGTTGCCATTAGAAACTGAAGATTTGCAGTCCTCTGCAACAGATATGACGGATGATCAAGCGGTAGCGGCGGGTTATATCAGTTTATCACCAGTGCGCCTGCATCATACGCCAGCAGACACGCTTAAAACGCTGTCGGCGTTAATGCTATAAATTTACGCTGCCAAAATGCGTCAAACAGCTGGTCAATATCCTGATATTATCTGCGCTATTTTTCTTATTTGGCTGCCATTTATCTCATTTTTATCACCATTTTCAAAATGAGGACACGCCTTAAAAAATGGTTTACTATCGAGTGATTGATAATGGTATTTGCCAAATACTAAATACTAAACGGTATAAAAGTTAGCAAAATGCTTGTGAGTAACACAAGGAGTTTGTGAGTAACATAAAGAATAGGAAATCTTGTATGAAGAAGCTTATTGCTGGATCGCGCTTTGCAACAGTGGCATTGATAGGTACTTTAACAGCAGCAACGTTAATGATGGTGGGCTGTGCAACCAAGCCTACTTACCAATCAGCCAACCAAGCGGGACCTAAGATTATTACCAATGCACAAGGCGTTCCTAACTACCATCGAGTACAGCGTGGCGACACAGTCAGCCAAATTGCTGAGCGCTATCGTCTCAGTTACCGTCAAATCGGTTCGCTCAATGGTTTGGACAGCAAATATACGATTTATAGTGGTCAATGGCTCAAGCTGTGGCAAGGTACGCCAGCCGACAACAATCGTTATAACGCGCCTACAACGACACAGCCAACGTACACACCACCTGTAACGAGCGTGCCTAACAATAGCTCACAAAGCCCTGTATACGAAGTGACGGCTAACGCAACGTCAGGCTATGAATATCCAAGTCGCAATCAAGTGACCCGTAACTTTGATGCGGCAGCGGGCACGATGGGTATGTGGTTTGCTGGTAATATCGGTGATCCCGTACTTGCTAGCCAATCTGGCACGGTACTGTACTCTGGCGATGGTCTGCCAGAGTATGGCAATCTTATTATGATTCGTCATAGTGATAATTACATCACCGCTTATGCGCATAATAGTCAGCTACTGGTCAAAGAAGGCGATGCTGTACAGCGCGGTCAGCGCATTGCAAACATGGGTAACAGTGGCCAAACCAATCAGGTCGGCTTAGAGTTCCAAGTGCGCTTAAATGGCAATCCTATTGATCCACGTGCGGTACTGGGGCGTTAAACGTGATGCCAAGTTGTGACTGATTTGGCAAGTTTAGTGGCTTTATTCAGAGTGCTTGAATTTCAGAGTGTTTGAATAAAGCCACCTTAACTAAATCGGTTTATTTGAGTCGCTTTACTTATTCATACTTGAGAATTTTATAATGTTAAAAAAACAATATCTTGCCCTGTTTCCTGCGTTAGTGATGGTTGGGTGTAC encodes:
- the surE gene encoding 5'/3'-nucleotidase SurE — translated: MKFLISNDDGVYAPGLLALYQALSAIAEVVVVAPNSEQSGCASALSLSMPLYTHRLDSGFIAVNGSPADCVHLALHELYPDTRFDCVITGINSGANLGQDVLFSGTFGAALTAQLFGIPAIATSLVGGGVKGEGQEQTSHYQMAAAEIVKLLIETPILDACKNLPYHVLNVNIPDVDSADEIKGRKITALGHRQIARPVHHVVDPRGRDAYWLSLRKRPHELPLETEDLQSSATDMTDDQAVAAGYISLSPVRLHHTPADTLKTLSALML
- a CDS encoding MCR_0457 family protein — its product is MKNQSILSIASVIAKTASKISLAGLVTSVAMLSQASFAANNSATTIPLDMSGINVTKHEIAVMQVLSEICPPMLNGKQKQRFYKSYNVQLHELMPSLEDPKAAIQYLSTQQDYRQILQGIRSWTMGFSKQDNKALCEDLANAEYQ
- a CDS encoding sensor histidine kinase, whose protein sequence is MNNRPSQTIPTLIWRSVVQAIILAVLAGFLMSIVYGLLYHYKEKRQHIQQLATMLTTSASTADGADIVAEQVRFLLESEPSIRSILFYSTPKPIDEVNQSRDDWKNALFADTVSFNYPVTSDDIGDDSALNTLNSSQQSSTTLSNSEQESSASSEANKNSALVGYINLTLDVNTLRSHWFRSNILLWLITTILTVLWVLYILRKLKWPIRDIEALKEVCHIVVKNPELEQLPVIPQLFEFQELVQIKQTLAVLFDRLQKVQQDYEALAIFEQQLHNKDVSLDVQLHNFQSMITHELKTSLNAIVGGLQLLDYDTLNREQKDAVEIISDGSDKLVSSLDHIIQLNQIQKGQMSINRIAFNPLQLIADLLAEYEPIARQKRLELISRIHHIDYGLEGDAEKIKQILSILLSNAIKFTPAGQVTITSQLTHFDKSNRWQISVKDTGIGIDSTHIDDIFNPFFQVDSSQTRQYEGSGVGLPVVKQMAQLMGATIEVDSTLGSGTQFMLTISMTNKQQSRQQHLLAGLTIIYYYYHEVGFLAKELERLGAMVIYRQHEALVIEEMSIKQVNMVMFAEDIFPSKAESLAKRIRQFESEHRALLVYWYPPHRAKQLDSFEHGLKAAGVDYCYSATYKDKALSDLLKRWLVWT
- a CDS encoding D-alanyl-D-alanine carboxypeptidase family protein codes for the protein MTVKRVKNQLVQLVVGVSISMSAVMANAAIQPPEMDNTAYVLMDYNTGEILAQKNANESLPPASLTKMMTSYIIEQRLASGDLKEDDQVIMSPNAWCRGSSSQSCMYVPVNKSASVIDMLRGIIIQSGNDASKAMAEHIAGSEASFAILMNEQAEKLGMKNTHFVNSTGMPDEGHEASALDLAKLSRAIIKNSGDYYGIYAEKEFTYNGITQGNRNALLATDPTVDGLKTGHTDAAGYCLAASSNRDGMRLISVIMGTESQQARADQSRELLNWGFGHFTTVTKAPAGQFVSKVPVWFGEADEVELVTADNLQILTSKTQKNKITTVVDIPESLEAPIKKGQEIGKMMAVIDGKAVASVPIIATSDIEQSGFMSRTWQRVVRWAQNLF
- a CDS encoding M23 family metallopeptidase translates to MKKLIAGSRFATVALIGTLTAATLMMVGCATKPTYQSANQAGPKIITNAQGVPNYHRVQRGDTVSQIAERYRLSYRQIGSLNGLDSKYTIYSGQWLKLWQGTPADNNRYNAPTTTQPTYTPPVTSVPNNSSQSPVYEVTANATSGYEYPSRNQVTRNFDAAAGTMGMWFAGNIGDPVLASQSGTVLYSGDGLPEYGNLIMIRHSDNYITAYAHNSQLLVKEGDAVQRGQRIANMGNSGQTNQVGLEFQVRLNGNPIDPRAVLGR